Within the bacterium genome, the region TTTATGATGTAATGATTTTCAATGAAACGTATTTATTTAGACCATAATGCCACTTCACCAACAAGGACTGAAGCCGTGGAAGAGATGCTGCCATATTTTACTAAATTATACGGCAATGCTTCCAGTATCCACTCTTTCGGAAGAGATGCAAAAAAGGCCCTGGAAGATTCCAGAAAAAAAGTTGCCGTTTTAATCGGTGCCGAGGACCCCGCTGAAATAATTTTTACAAGCGGGGGGACTGAATCCGATAATCTTGCAATTAAAGGAACCGCATATAGAAATCAAAAAAAAGGGAACCACATAATTACGACCCAGATTGAGCATCATGCGGTATTAAATTGCTGTAAAATTTTGGAAAAAGACGGTTTTGAAACCACATATCTTCCAGTAAATAAATATGGCGAAGTTGACCCTGATGAATTAAAAAAATCTATAAGAAAAAACACGATATTAATGTCAATTATGCACGCAAATAATGAGATAGGAACAATTGAACCTGTATCAGAACTTGCAAGGATTGCAAAAGAAAACGGTATTTATTTTCATACAGACGCGGTACAAACAGCCGGGAAAATACCTATAAACGTAAAAGAAATGAATGTCGACCTTTT harbors:
- the nifS gene encoding cysteine desulfurase NifS: MKRIYLDHNATSPTRTEAVEEMLPYFTKLYGNASSIHSFGRDAKKALEDSRKKVAVLIGAEDPAEIIFTSGGTESDNLAIKGTAYRNQKKGNHIITTQIEHHAVLNCCKILEKDGFETTYLPVNKYGEVDPDELKKSIRKNTILMSIMHANNEIGTIEPVSELARIAKENGIYFHTDAVQTAGKIPINVKEMNVDLLSLSGHKFYGPKGVGVLYIRKGTKISVLQHGGHHEKNKRAGTENIPGIIGLAKALELDVNEIKTETQRLISLREKLWEGLSANIPEIIRNGSSKNCLPNTLNICIKYIEGESMLLSLDNEGIAVSSGSACTSASLEPSHVLLAIGRSPEIAHGSIRFSSGKDTTEDDINYVIERLSGIADRLRKMSPLYTKPNKE